Part of the Triplophysa dalaica isolate WHDGS20190420 chromosome 23, ASM1584641v1, whole genome shotgun sequence genome is shown below.
ctagttctgtgttttgtgtatgtagagacctcataaaccctgacgtccctgtaaaccagttagtggctagttctgtgttttgtgtatgtagagacctcataaaacctggtgtccctgtaaaccagttagtggctagttctgtgttttgtgtatgaagagacctcataaaccctggtgtccctgtaaaccagttaaTGGCTAGTATTGTGTGttgtatgtagagacctcataaaccctgttgTCCATGTTATCCAGTAAGTGGTCAAGCAAGAAGTCAGTTGTACAAAAtcaatttagtgtttttaatccagttgtttacatattttctattgtgtCACTCGGAAATATCAGTGTACATTTCTCAACATTCCTTTTGCCATTACTTGAAAATAATCCAGTGAGATGTTTCCATGTACAGGGAGTCATATGTCTTATTACATGAAGAAAAGGGGTAAAACTGAAAGGGGCCAAGTCCTGAAGAATTCTGGCAATGTTAGGACAAATATAGCTTCAAACACAAAATGGTTAActcattaaatattgatttgattggatttgatttatttaattgataaataactgtgatatatagcattgtttttaaaagcatccaAACATGTGCTTAAAATGTCTCGCAGTACTACAGCTTTGCAGGTAGCTTTCTTAGGTCCCCAAGTTATTTAAGCTTTTTGGAGACTAATGTGTCCCAGACTTGCACAGTAATATTTTTGGTATGTTTAAAAAAccagtcagttctggtccttgattttgATTGAGTCACGTAGGAAGCtgttgtaaaaaacacaatttataagTGATGACTGTATTACATAGTCAAAGTACTTGCATATTCACATTGAATGAAGCAGTTGAGACATAAGTTAATTTTTAATTAGGAACATGCTGTATGAAAGCAGCAAAACGCTGGGAGTTTCTTTGGTGGAATGGAGCCGGATTGTATTTAATGAAGCCTTGCTAAACATATGAACTAACAATTTTATATTACCAATAAGTTCCTTGAAGGAGTGTGTATAGAGTGAATTTTTCAACTTAGAGATTAACCTAACAACCCCCTtagctgtttttaaatgcactgtaacacactgctttcttggtgcttattgctttaatagagacctcataaaccctgttgTCCCTGTAAACCACAATTTGACACGTTCCCATAAACCTGTGAAATGTCACATACATAATATAAGTATGTTCTGAaagtaaatgattgtttttgaaatggtgtTAGTCTTCTGTAGATCAAATAAaattttttgacatgttttttaccTTGATTGGATGGAGGGAAAGGtatgtccctgtaaaccaccAAAAAGTCAATTGACCTCATAAACCACAtatgcctgtatgtgtgtgtgtgtgtgtgtgtgtgtgtgtgtgtgtgtgtgtgtgtgtgtgtgtgtgtgtgtgtgtgtgtgtgtgtgcgtgtgcacgCGTGTGTGTGGTTACAGTCACACATGTGCTTTTGTGTGAACATTAGAAAATCAAGCTCTCACACCCAACTGTCAAAAAGTACTGTAGTGACACAAAGATATACAGTGATTTTATTAGACAACCCGCTCTTAAAAAGAAACACTTCCTTATACTGTGattacaatatttataatatttactatgCTATTTACATTATAATCTACAAAGAATTCCCTGATATATGATAGATCTTGTCATTTAACTTTCagtagaaaaataaaatccCAAATGAGATCCTTTAATATCACAATAGTTTTACCCATAGACAGTGTTTATCTTAACTTGctcatatttttaaaagaaaagaacaggTATTAATCAACTTCCTCCTCTAGTATTTCATgctcagatttgtcaacaacaaaaaaaacacacacaagtgaaataatttttttcacacatttatgcACTTTTTCTCAAAACCAAATGAAGTGCTATCCATCTTAATTTCATAGCTGTTTACCCTTATTGcataatagttcacccaaaaattaaatttctgtcattGTGTACTCTCCctctttcaaacctttatgactttctttcttctgcagaacacaaaagaagatattttgaagaaagccggtaactgaacagcattggaccccattcacttctattgtaccgtcacaaaaccaatgcaagtgaaggAGGTCCAGTGAATATCATTattcaaaaaaatcttctttcgtgttctgcagaagaagaaagtcagacatgtttgaaatgacaaaagggtgagtaaatgatgacacatttttttgggggggtgaacttTGACTTTAAGACCTCTTGGGTTATGACAAAGCAACGTCAGAGAGATGTTCTaggattaaaaaatatgtgatcaCTTATAAAACATCAGTTAAGTTTTATCAACcttaaaaactgaaatgaaaccttctttatttttcatcattatATCTCTTTACTAAGCAAAATTAAGAATTTAGATAAAAATAGGCCTGAATTACAGTAGGCCTAAGCACAACATTGCAGGATTCCATGTGTATGAAGctctaatgttttttgtttgactCTAATCTTGAGATCCAATATCAAACAACCTATAACTGATACTTAATGTTGTCTTGAGAAACAAAACTGAGATAAACAGACAACCTTTTCACAATCAGTCCCGTGTGTCCGTGCATCAGCTTCGGTCTGGAGAGAATACAACACGAGTGAAACTCATGAGCTGGATAATTGAGCTGGATAATGAAtctttgtttgtctgtgtcGGGATGAAAAGTGAATTATCCGCCATTCAATTCCTAAAAGGTTagggaaaaaacaaacaattcttaCCGGTTTATAACAGTGTATCGACTGCCGTAAAAATAACTACTCCCATTTAGAATCAGTCAAATTTTGCAACATGGAGATGCAGCGTTATTTTATAACATAGGACATGTTTATGAGCCACATATGCTGATCTAGACTctaataaaggtgcttcacaaggTTCACAAGGTGGTATCAAGGTTTGATGACATAGAAGAatcttttggttccataaagaacctttcacacctgaagaacctttcttttgccaaaaagtttgaaagagactgttccttaaagaacctttgactggaTGGTTCTTAATAGCATCACTGTAAAAACATCTTTTAAGCGCATTTGATTTTTAAGAGTGTCTCCTGACCAGCTTGTACATCTGACAAAGATGAAAGCGTTTGTATAGGACAAAGTGTTTTAAGAGGACAAAAGTACATGGTGATTGTTCTCACTAAATTCCCCAGAGAGATAAAACAGGTCCCTGCTGCAGTCTGAGTCCTCATTTGTATGCGTTTCATTACTCTGGGATATTTGTGGGATTCGGAGCGAGGTCCTTTTGCCCTTATCTGCATTTGTCCTCTTTCtgttcattctttcattctttcttctcTTGAACTCCCTTGTGACTGAATCCGAGCAATTCTTATCACCACAACTCAATGAGCTCACGAGCATTAgccacattaaacacacacgcgcacacacacggaTTAAACAACACTCTTTGGCTGCTAGCGTCTACTCAGTTATCCAGGAAAACTCCCTGCAGCCTAAttgtgcatttattcatttgctcTCTGAAACAACTCATTAGAGTTTTATGTGGGAGCGAGAGAGACCCAGATTAATGACCTTCAGATAACCAGTATCATACCAGAAGACAAGTGGGATAAAAAGATGAGTTAAGTAAGAAGGCAAGAAGGCAAAGAAAGAGCGTCTGCGGCAGACATCAGTAGATCTCACTTCTGTAATGATGTCTGACTATCATCACAAATCACAGATGAAAACGCCTTTTGAATTTCATCTCACCATGCATGCATGATAGAACCATATCTACAGggataaagacacacacacgtctAGACACAAAAGTTAATGATGAATGATTCTATCGATCGAGCTAAAACAGAacattcttaaataaaaatcctttaGAAGATTCTTTGCAGTGATTttatagaagaaccattttttggGTCCCCAAAGAACCTCTAGtcaagaaatatttattttatactgttttgCAGCCTGGTGATGGTGAAGATTTTCAGAAAACATGGAACTTTCTGTTGATCTTCTTTACGGAACAATACAAGCTGACGAAGGAACCTTTATTTTCTTGTGACTACACTAAACAAAATGGCTTTGTTGGTTTTTACTCAACTGCTTCATTCCAGATGGCATataaactgtaaacaaacataGATTAGAGAATTCTGACTTTAGTGGATGGAACAAAGTAAATATTGACTAAATATTGACTCtacaatactgtaaatatttacatgagcCCACTGTAACCAACAAACCACAAAATGTTGAATAGATTGAAAAAATCTGTACTTACGTTTTTGacagatatttattaatatcaGTATGGTTGATTCGGAGTAACAGAACCAGATAAAAGTAAGAGATAATGGAGGTAAATCTGCATTTCCTAAATAATTTCTAAACACCATAAGAAAAATGAGAAGATGAGATCTCTTtgtctcaattatttctcttggacatcagtgagattaaatggaaacttgtgtctgtgtctcagatatttcttttGAGTAAAGAGTCAGAAATAACCCAAAGTTTCAGAAGTGATCTCAATAATGTCTCGGAGTTCAGAACTTTCACATTTCTCCTCAAATTGATCCAAATCCAGTTTGTTTCACCTCTAccatctacatttatttacagtttttctcgattgcttaaacacatttgcccactctgacatcacattttcaaaacagtaaacacacaagataaaacTGAAGCTCAATGGCCAAAATGACTCATTTTGTTAGCAAAATGCTCGAACACTCACAAAACATGCAACAGAAGCAAATATTTCCATCAAACACCACAACTTGtggtcaaatgtatttattctttcaATCAATCATTACACGATGGACAACAAAATACAGCCATCAATATGACATATGATACTTCACAAActcaaatggaaaaaaaaaagcTACCAAAGGAAACTTATGGGTGgaaatatcttttaaaaaaaaatatatatataaattttatCTTTCACATTTAGTCCATTCGTTCTTGACGATTATGCCACAGGTTCTCATCAACATCGCATTGAATGTTTTCCCTTGCAATGCACCGAGGGAAATACCTCCTTGCGTGGCATATCCATCCCTGGCAGTCCTCTGCACCCACTGCCAGGCAACCAGCATTCTTTGCCTCCAGGAGGGGCATCTGCTCATATGGCCGGTGATCATACACCTTCCACCTCCAAGCAGAGAAGAACTCCTCGATTGGGTTCAGAAAAGGCGAGTATGCAGGGAGGAATTGCATCATGATACGAGGCTGTGCTGCAAACCATTCATTCACAAGGCGAGAGTGGTGGAAAGCAACATTGTCCCAAATTATGACATACAGACTCATGCCAGGCCTCAACAGCCCTCTCTCTTCGGGTGGAATCAATATGTCTTTCAATGCATCAAGAAATGTGATGAGGCGTTCTGTATTGTATGGGCCAATAGTTGGCATGTGGCAAAGGACCCCATCATTGGAGATGGCAGCACACATGGTGATATTGGCACCCCTCTGACCTGGCACTGTGACAGTGGCCCTCTCCCCAATGATGTTCCTCCCGCGTCGTCTCACTTTACAGAGGTTGAAGCCGGCTTCAtccacaaaaatgtatttgtgatgTGCCCCTTCAGCTTCAAACTCCATTATTCTCTAAGAAAAAGAGCAAATTCATAAAGCAAATTATTCCAGTCGCATGTAACTATGTAAGAaggtattacaataaaaaatctgtaccTGCACATACTGGAATCGTGCCTCCTTTACGATGTCAGAGTTTCCTTCAAATGGAACTCTGTACAGCTCCTTCATTCTGACATGGTTTCGTTTAAGGACTCGATCTATAGTTGCCAAACTCACactgtttatatttctaaacGCTCCCTGATCTGCAATTACTGCTGCCTGGATTTCACGCAGTCTGATTGCTTTGTTTGCCACTACCATATCTACAATGGCAGACTCCTGTTCAATATCAAATATCCTTCCTCTGCCACCAGTGTGTGGTAATGTGTGGATTCTATAAAGTAAAAGCAAAAAGCATGTCAAAATTGACTTTACTGTATGACATTCACATAAATGGGATGGATAAAACATCTGCATTACTGTAGACACGGTTTGTTCTGCTAACAGGGCAATGCAGTACAGCTGAAATACACACTGGTATACATTACAGTAACACTGTGAATTACCTGTTCTCATTCCGAAAAAGCCTGACAATAGATGCCACAGTGCTCCGACTCAGAATGGGCTGGACCCTTTGTCCAGCCTCTCTAAAGGACAAGCCATGATTGATGACATGGTCAATAATTGTTGCCCGAATTTCATTTGAAACTTGAGCTCGATTTTGTCCtcttgctgctgctgctgcagcTCCTCCACCACGCACACAAGCTCCTCTTCCTCGGGCCCCTCTGCCATGGCCTCTTACTCTCCTTCCGTGCCTATGGCCTCTTTGATCCATGCTTGCAAATAACAATACAGAGGTGGCATCTTTTGTAGAGGGATGAGGATTGATTGATGATTGAAGAGTTGTGAAAACAAGTTTCACACAGGTGCATTGGAGATTCATAATTATGCAAGTAACTTCTATCAGCTGTGAATAgatgttttccttttgttcaaCACAGTGAATCAAGTGGAGTTTGGGATCTTTCAATGAGATCTGTGGTGACTGTTTTGACAAAGGGtgtgaaaaatgtgtgaaacaaatgaaaaagtgttaagGCATTTGAAAGAGAAGACTTCTGCTGTGCTAAGAATGTGATGATGAAGATCAATTGGATCCCAGTTTCACTGAGCGTGTCTTagcaaatgagaaaaactgtaatgtagTCTAACAACTTTATGAGTCTAAACTACTCAAATGAAACACTCCACATGCAGTAACATTTTCCTCTTAAA
Proteins encoded:
- the LOC130413214 gene encoding uncharacterized protein LOC130413214; translation: MAEGPEEEELVCVVEELQQQQQEDKIELKEAGQRVQPILSRSTVASIVRLFRNENRIHTLPHTGGRGRIFDIEQESAIVDMVVANKAIRLREIQAAVIADQGAFRNINSVSLATIDRVLKRNHVRMKELYRVPFEGNSDIVKEARFQYVQRIMEFEAEGAHHKYIFVDEAGFNLCKVRRRGRNIIGERATVTVPGQRGANITMCAAISNDGVLCHMPTIGPYNTERLITFLDALKDILIPPEERGLLRPGMSLYVIIWDNVAFHHSRLVNEWFAAQPRIMMQFLPAYSPFLNPIEEFFSAWRWKVYDHRPYEQMPLLEAKNAGCLAVGAEDCQGWICHARRYFPRCIARENIQCDVDENLWHNRQERMD